A single genomic interval of Pseudochaenichthys georgianus chromosome 3, fPseGeo1.2, whole genome shotgun sequence harbors:
- the slc22a18 gene encoding solute carrier family 22 member 18 isoform X1, whose product MSARGETAEETAKASVPIQAHVINQPKRKKIINIVYLIATLDITWMFLQFSVTPYLAKKLGFDTLWLGYLQTMVGLIQLFGGPMFGRFADIFGARAALSLSCSATIVFFLLLAIASSPAMLFLHKVPTVFMHVLPASQMVVADLSEPDKRADALSKIGLCFGIGMIAGSTLGGQLNTRYGETFTACVGAVGSAFSLMLVLKFIPTTTKAQATRTNKDSENKSKSIFNVGEITRLLKFPGVMRTFVVKIIAGLPSGIFQVMFSIIAMEFFKLIPEQNGYLMAYFGITSMVIQGGVIGWMTARYSEGSLLLLSIGISSLVGLAQAYMQNVFQFCLTVIPMMFALSTFNVITDSMLTKSVPSSDTGTMLGLCASVQSLLRTVGPTVGGFLYVNYGVSSIGLIQFVVNIAVFVYLLQRHFTKTAEQKE is encoded by the exons ATGAGTGCAAGAGGAGAAACAGCCGAGGAAACCGCTAAAGCTTCAGTTCCCATCCAGGCTCACGTTATAAACCAaccgaaaagaaagaaaattatTAACATTGTATACCTCATCGCTACTTTGGACATCACATGGATGTTTTTACAGTTCTCCGTCACCCCT TATTTGGCAAAGAAACTTGGTTTCGACACCTTGTGGCTTGGTTATTTGCAAACCATGGTTGGTTTAATACAGCTGTTTGGTGGTCCTATGTTTGGAAG GTTTGCAGATATCTTCGGTGCCCGGGCAGCTTTGTCCCTGTCGTGTTCTGCGACAATCGTTTTCTTTCTGCTGCTGGCCATCGCATCGAGTCCTGCCATGCTGTTCCTCCACAAAGTTCCCACAGTCTTCATGCATGTTCTACCTG CATCTCAGATGGTAGTTGCGGACCTTTCAGAACCTGATAAACGGGCAGACGCTTTATCCAAAATAGGTCTGTGTTTTGGCATCGGAATGATTGCAGGATCCACGTTGGGCGGCCAGCTTAACACACGCTATGG AGAGACGTTTACTGCATGTGTTGGTGCTGTGGGGAGTGCCTTCAGTTTAATGTTGGTTTTAAAGTTTATCCCAACAACTACCAAAGCTCAAGCTACAAGAACCAACAAAGACA GTGAGAACAAAAGCAAGTCAATATTCAACGTGGGAGAGATCACAAGACTGTTGAAGTTTCCAGGTGTGATGCGGACTTTTGTTGTGAAGATAattgcaggtttaccatcag GGATTTTTCAAGTAATGTTCTCAATCATTGCAATGGAGTTCTTCAAGCTGATACCCGAGCAGAACGGCTATCTGATGGCTTATTTTGGTATAACTTCAATG GTTATTCAGGGAGGAGTGATTGGTTGGATGACTGCGAGATACTCTGAGGGCTCGCTGCTGCTTCTGTCCATAGGAATTTCTTCTTTGGTGGGACTTgctcag gCTTACATGCAGAATGTGTTCCAGTTCTGCCTTACCGTCATCCCGATGATGTTTGCTCTCAGTACATTTAACGTCATCACAGACAGCATGCTCACCAAGAGTGTACCGTCCTCTGACACAG GCACGATGCTGGGGCTGTGTGCATCCGTCCAATCTCTTCTTCGTACAGTGGGACCGACGGTTGGTGGCTTCCTGTATGTGAACTACGGAGTTTCCTCCATAGGCCTTATCCAGTTTGTCGTGAATATAGCTGTGTTTGTGTACCTGCTGCAGCGCCACTTCACAAAGACAGCCGAGCAAAAGGAATga
- the slc22a18 gene encoding solute carrier family 22 member 18 isoform X2 has protein sequence MVGLIQLFGGPMFGRFADIFGARAALSLSCSATIVFFLLLAIASSPAMLFLHKVPTVFMHVLPASQMVVADLSEPDKRADALSKIGLCFGIGMIAGSTLGGQLNTRYGETFTACVGAVGSAFSLMLVLKFIPTTTKAQATRTNKDSENKSKSIFNVGEITRLLKFPGVMRTFVVKIIAGLPSGIFQVMFSIIAMEFFKLIPEQNGYLMAYFGITSMVIQGGVIGWMTARYSEGSLLLLSIGISSLVGLAQAYMQNVFQFCLTVIPMMFALSTFNVITDSMLTKSVPSSDTGTMLGLCASVQSLLRTVGPTVGGFLYVNYGVSSIGLIQFVVNIAVFVYLLQRHFTKTAEQKE, from the exons ATGGTTGGTTTAATACAGCTGTTTGGTGGTCCTATGTTTGGAAG GTTTGCAGATATCTTCGGTGCCCGGGCAGCTTTGTCCCTGTCGTGTTCTGCGACAATCGTTTTCTTTCTGCTGCTGGCCATCGCATCGAGTCCTGCCATGCTGTTCCTCCACAAAGTTCCCACAGTCTTCATGCATGTTCTACCTG CATCTCAGATGGTAGTTGCGGACCTTTCAGAACCTGATAAACGGGCAGACGCTTTATCCAAAATAGGTCTGTGTTTTGGCATCGGAATGATTGCAGGATCCACGTTGGGCGGCCAGCTTAACACACGCTATGG AGAGACGTTTACTGCATGTGTTGGTGCTGTGGGGAGTGCCTTCAGTTTAATGTTGGTTTTAAAGTTTATCCCAACAACTACCAAAGCTCAAGCTACAAGAACCAACAAAGACA GTGAGAACAAAAGCAAGTCAATATTCAACGTGGGAGAGATCACAAGACTGTTGAAGTTTCCAGGTGTGATGCGGACTTTTGTTGTGAAGATAattgcaggtttaccatcag GGATTTTTCAAGTAATGTTCTCAATCATTGCAATGGAGTTCTTCAAGCTGATACCCGAGCAGAACGGCTATCTGATGGCTTATTTTGGTATAACTTCAATG GTTATTCAGGGAGGAGTGATTGGTTGGATGACTGCGAGATACTCTGAGGGCTCGCTGCTGCTTCTGTCCATAGGAATTTCTTCTTTGGTGGGACTTgctcag gCTTACATGCAGAATGTGTTCCAGTTCTGCCTTACCGTCATCCCGATGATGTTTGCTCTCAGTACATTTAACGTCATCACAGACAGCATGCTCACCAAGAGTGTACCGTCCTCTGACACAG GCACGATGCTGGGGCTGTGTGCATCCGTCCAATCTCTTCTTCGTACAGTGGGACCGACGGTTGGTGGCTTCCTGTATGTGAACTACGGAGTTTCCTCCATAGGCCTTATCCAGTTTGTCGTGAATATAGCTGTGTTTGTGTACCTGCTGCAGCGCCACTTCACAAAGACAGCCGAGCAAAAGGAATga